One stretch of Holophagaceae bacterium DNA includes these proteins:
- the pnp gene encoding polyribonucleotide nucleotidyltransferase: MNELQFSPTTVSLDLGGTPITIETGRIAKQAAGAVIVRQGDTMVLVAVCRAAPREGIDFFPLTVDYREAAFSAGKIPGGFFKREGRATTKETLICRLIDRPLRPLFEEGYNDDTMITAQVISFDGQHQPDTLAIVGASAALIISEIPFVAPVGGIRVGRIDGKFVANPLVGQRTDSDLDLILAGTEEAIVMVECGAKEVLEADMVDALNFGHEQIKKLVKLQKELQAKVGKPKLAAAKSELDQDIYAKVSKHAEKLMAALTMKVKLDSYKAIDTLKKEVVSELTADAPETKKDVVACFDLLKETLFRNTILKQNIRLDGRAFDQIRPLNIEVGVLPSTHGSCLFTRGETQALVTATLGTQDDVQYIDGIEEEYEKKFYLHYNFPGYSVGECKPNRGPGRREIGHGMLAERSIMAVLPSQEENPYTVRVVSDITESNGSSSMATICGGTLALMDAGIKLKAPVAGVAMGLVSDGEKFVVLTDIAGQEDHYGDMDFKVAGTTKGITALQMDIKIGGITTDILTKALAQAKQGRLQLLASMGEILAAPRGEFASNAPQMKSIQLPKEKIRDVIGKGGATIRNIIDVSGCSVNIDDDGICQVAGPTQEKLAIALKMIADLTQTAEVGKTYMGRVAKVVEFGAFVTILPGLDGLLHVSEMAPHRVKSPADEVSEGQEIMVKVIGIDEKSGKIKLSRKALMAAEAPAEA; this comes from the coding sequence ATGAACGAACTGCAATTCAGCCCGACCACCGTAAGCCTGGATCTGGGCGGCACGCCCATCACCATCGAGACGGGCCGCATCGCCAAGCAGGCGGCGGGCGCGGTCATCGTGCGCCAGGGCGACACCATGGTCCTGGTGGCCGTGTGCCGCGCCGCGCCGCGGGAAGGCATCGACTTCTTCCCGCTCACCGTGGACTACCGCGAAGCCGCCTTTTCCGCCGGCAAGATCCCGGGCGGCTTCTTCAAGCGCGAGGGCCGCGCCACCACCAAGGAAACGCTCATCTGCCGCCTCATCGACCGTCCCTTGAGGCCGCTCTTCGAAGAGGGCTACAACGACGACACCATGATCACGGCCCAGGTCATCAGCTTCGATGGCCAGCACCAGCCGGACACCCTGGCGATCGTGGGCGCATCGGCCGCATTGATCATTTCCGAAATCCCTTTCGTGGCGCCCGTGGGTGGCATCCGCGTGGGACGGATCGACGGGAAGTTCGTCGCCAATCCCCTGGTGGGCCAGCGCACCGACAGCGACCTGGACCTCATCCTCGCGGGCACCGAGGAAGCCATTGTCATGGTGGAATGCGGCGCCAAGGAAGTGCTCGAAGCCGACATGGTGGACGCGCTGAATTTCGGCCACGAGCAGATCAAGAAGCTCGTCAAGCTCCAGAAGGAGCTGCAGGCCAAGGTCGGCAAGCCGAAGCTCGCCGCGGCGAAGAGCGAACTCGACCAGGACATCTACGCCAAGGTGTCCAAGCACGCCGAGAAGCTGATGGCTGCCCTCACCATGAAGGTGAAGCTGGACAGCTACAAGGCCATCGACACGCTGAAGAAGGAGGTCGTTTCCGAGCTGACGGCCGACGCTCCGGAAACCAAGAAGGACGTCGTCGCCTGTTTCGACCTGCTGAAGGAAACCCTGTTCCGCAACACGATCCTGAAGCAGAACATCCGCCTCGACGGCCGGGCCTTCGACCAGATCCGGCCCCTCAACATCGAAGTCGGCGTGCTTCCCTCCACGCACGGTTCCTGCCTCTTCACCCGCGGGGAGACCCAGGCCCTGGTGACCGCCACCCTGGGCACCCAGGATGACGTGCAGTACATCGACGGCATCGAGGAGGAGTACGAGAAGAAGTTCTACCTGCACTACAATTTCCCGGGCTACAGCGTGGGCGAGTGCAAGCCCAACCGCGGGCCGGGACGGCGCGAGATCGGCCACGGCATGCTGGCCGAGCGCAGCATCATGGCGGTGCTGCCCAGCCAGGAAGAAAATCCCTACACGGTGCGCGTGGTGTCCGACATCACCGAGAGCAACGGTTCGTCCTCGATGGCCACCATCTGCGGCGGAACGCTCGCGCTCATGGACGCGGGCATCAAGCTGAAGGCGCCGGTCGCGGGCGTGGCCATGGGCCTCGTGAGCGATGGCGAGAAGTTCGTGGTGCTCACGGACATCGCCGGCCAGGAAGACCACTATGGCGACATGGATTTCAAGGTCGCCGGCACCACCAAGGGCATCACAGCGCTCCAGATGGACATCAAGATCGGCGGCATCACCACCGACATTTTGACCAAGGCGCTGGCCCAGGCCAAGCAGGGGCGGCTCCAGCTGCTCGCGTCCATGGGCGAGATCCTGGCCGCGCCGCGCGGGGAGTTCGCTTCGAATGCGCCGCAGATGAAGAGCATCCAGCTTCCCAAAGAAAAAATCCGCGATGTCATCGGCAAGGGCGGCGCCACCATCCGCAACATCATCGACGTCTCCGGCTGCTCCGTGAACATCGACGACGACGGCATCTGCCAGGTGGCCGGCCCGACCCAAGAGAAGCTCGCCATCGCGCTGAAGATGATCGCGGACCTCACGCAGACCGCGGAAGTCGGCAAGACCTACATGGGCCGCGTGGCGAAGGTCGTGGAGTTCGGCGCCTTCGTGACCATCCTGCCGGGCCTCGACGGCCTGCTGCACGTCTCCGAGATGGCGCCCCACCGCGTCAAGAGCCCCGCCGATGAAGTGAGCGAAGGCCAGGAGATCATGGTCAAGGTCATCGGCATCGACGAGAAGAGCGGCAAGATCAAGCTCAGCCGCAAGGCGCTCATGGCCGCCGAAGCGCCCGCCGAAGCCTGA
- the rfaE2 gene encoding D-glycero-beta-D-manno-heptose 1-phosphate adenylyltransferase produces MDTPPRLFPDAKAFLAALPQRPARLCFTNGCFDLLHPGHVRYLEDARALGDFLVVGLNSDASVARLKGAGRPLQDEAARASILLGLRSVDAVVQFDEDTPLELIQALRPDILVKGGDYTPDTVVGRDAVEAHGGRVVIIPLIPGHSTSRIEERIRSGRGVTLPE; encoded by the coding sequence ATGGACACTCCCCCTCGACTCTTTCCTGATGCCAAGGCCTTCCTCGCGGCCCTCCCGCAGCGGCCCGCGCGGCTTTGCTTCACGAACGGCTGCTTCGACCTCTTGCACCCTGGCCACGTCCGGTACCTGGAAGACGCCCGCGCCCTGGGGGATTTCCTGGTGGTGGGACTCAACAGCGATGCATCCGTCGCGCGGCTGAAGGGCGCCGGAAGGCCCCTGCAGGACGAAGCCGCGCGCGCCTCCATCCTACTGGGGCTGCGCAGCGTCGACGCGGTGGTGCAGTTCGACGAGGACACGCCCCTGGAACTCATCCAAGCCTTGCGGCCCGACATCCTGGTCAAGGGCGGCGACTACACGCCGGATACGGTGGTCGGACGCGACGCGGTGGAGGCGCATGGGGGGCGCGTGGTCATCATTCCCCTGATTCCAGGCCACAGCACCTCGCGGATCGAAGAACGCATCCGGAGCGGCCGCGGCGTCACGCTTCCGGAATGA
- a CDS encoding zinc ribbon domain-containing protein, which produces MPLYEYRCEACGAKEEKLQGFSAPTAHDCPACGGGGAMRREISRTAFVLAGSGWYAGGYAGGGKDPAGDGKAGKSAAGAQEGGTAAGAAPAAGAAAGAASGSNAGCASGCACHSPKIEAATKPE; this is translated from the coding sequence ATGCCACTCTACGAGTACCGCTGTGAAGCCTGCGGCGCGAAAGAAGAAAAACTCCAGGGCTTTTCCGCGCCCACGGCCCACGATTGCCCCGCATGCGGCGGAGGCGGGGCCATGCGCCGCGAGATCTCGAGGACCGCGTTCGTGCTGGCCGGCAGCGGCTGGTATGCCGGCGGCTACGCCGGAGGCGGGAAGGACCCTGCCGGGGACGGCAAGGCGGGAAAAAGCGCTGCGGGGGCCCAGGAGGGCGGGACCGCGGCCGGAGCCGCTCCGGCGGCAGGGGCGGCCGCCGGAGCCGCGTCCGGATCGAACGCGGGATGCGCTTCGGGGTGCGCCTGCCACTCCCCGAAAATCGAAGCGGCCACGAAGCCGGAGTGA
- a CDS encoding 30S ribosomal protein S12, with translation MPTINQLIRQGRKTFINKTKSPALDACPQKRGVCTRVFTTTPKKPNSALRKVARVRLTNGIECTTYIPGVGHNLQEHSIVLIRGGRVKDLPGVRYHVVRGTLDATGVAGRNQSRSKYGAKRPKAGAAAAKKK, from the coding sequence GTGCCAACCATCAATCAATTGATCCGCCAAGGGCGGAAGACGTTCATCAACAAGACCAAGAGCCCTGCGCTCGACGCCTGCCCGCAGAAGCGCGGCGTGTGCACCCGCGTGTTCACCACCACGCCGAAGAAGCCGAACTCGGCCCTCCGCAAGGTCGCCCGCGTGCGCCTGACCAACGGCATCGAGTGCACCACCTACATCCCGGGCGTGGGCCACAACCTGCAGGAGCACTCCATCGTGCTGATCCGCGGCGGCCGTGTGAAAGACCTGCCCGGCGTGCGCTACCACGTGGTCCGCGGAACGCTCGACGCCACGGGCGTCGCCGGCCGCAACCAGTCCCGCTCCAAGTACGGCGCGAAACGGCCGAAGGCCGGCGCAGCCGCTGCGAAGAAAAAGTGA
- the rpsG gene encoding 30S ribosomal protein S7, which translates to MARRSAPPKREILPDPIYNSLVVSKFVNILMERGKKATAERIVYGALEIVAKKSGEEALEAFTKALTNIKPAVEVKSRRVGGATYQVPVEVPQNRRTSLAMRWLKTYSASRGERTMRDKLAGEILDAMNFRGAAIKKKDDVHKMAEANKAFAHFRW; encoded by the coding sequence ATGGCTCGTCGTTCCGCACCCCCCAAGCGTGAGATCCTCCCGGATCCCATCTACAACTCGCTCGTCGTCTCCAAATTCGTGAACATCCTCATGGAGCGCGGCAAGAAGGCCACCGCCGAACGCATCGTGTACGGCGCGCTCGAGATCGTCGCCAAGAAGAGCGGCGAAGAGGCCCTCGAAGCCTTCACGAAGGCGCTGACCAACATCAAGCCCGCGGTGGAAGTGAAGTCCCGCCGCGTCGGCGGCGCCACCTACCAGGTGCCCGTCGAAGTGCCGCAGAACCGCCGCACCTCGCTGGCCATGCGCTGGCTGAAGACCTACTCCGCATCCCGCGGCGAGCGCACCATGCGCGACAAACTGGCCGGCGAGATCCTCGACGCCATGAACTTCCGCGGCGCCGCCATCAAGAAGAAGGACGACGTCCACAAGATGGCCGAAGCCAACAAGGCGTTCGCCCACTTCCGCTGGTAG
- the fusA gene encoding elongation factor G, which produces MARHTPLERYRNIGIMAHIDAGKTTTTERILFYTGKIHKIGEVHDGAATTDWMVQEQERGITITSAAITASWIPLTGKDTGVEHRINIIDTPGHVDFTAEVERSLRVLDGACAVFCAVGGVEPQSETVWRQADKYHVPRMAFVNKMDRPGADFFRVVDMMKTRLKARPMPIQIPIGAEEHFRGVVDLVTMKALTFDDGDKGYKVIEGEIPADLLETAAEWREKMVEMVAEADEVLMEKYLSGEDLTEAELRDGIRKGCISIIFTPMMCGSAFKNKGVQPMLDAVVNYMPSPLDVPPIQGVDMDGNAIERLADDKEPFSALIFKIMADPFVGSLSFIRVYSGVLEAGSSVYNSNKDRRERIGRLLQMHANKREDITEVRTGDIGAAVGLKDVFTGQTICDEGHPVVLESMDFPDPVIQVAIEPKTKADQEKMGIALGRLAQEDPTFKVKTDPETNQTIIAGMGELHLEIIVDRMMREFKVEANVGKPMVAYRETIRRRVESEGKFVRQSGGRGQYGHVKLIVEPNEPGKGYEFINETKGGSVPKEYIKPTDQGIQEAMESGVLAGYPVVDVKVTIYDGSFHDVDSNEMAFKIAGSMGFKAGCEKAHPVILEPIMGVEVVVPEEYMGDVIGNLNSRRGRIENMEERAGSKVVSAKVPLAEMFAYSTSLRGMTQGRGNYTMQFSHYDEAPKNVAEEIIAKVKGSK; this is translated from the coding sequence GTGGCTCGCCATACGCCCCTCGAGCGCTACCGCAACATCGGCATCATGGCCCATATCGATGCCGGCAAGACGACCACCACGGAGCGCATCCTTTTCTACACCGGCAAGATCCACAAGATCGGCGAAGTCCATGACGGCGCAGCCACCACCGACTGGATGGTGCAGGAGCAGGAGCGCGGCATCACCATCACGTCCGCGGCCATCACCGCCAGCTGGATCCCGCTGACGGGCAAGGACACGGGCGTCGAACACCGCATCAACATCATCGACACGCCCGGCCACGTGGATTTCACCGCCGAGGTGGAGCGCAGCCTGCGCGTGCTGGACGGAGCCTGCGCGGTGTTCTGCGCCGTGGGCGGCGTCGAGCCCCAGTCCGAGACGGTCTGGCGCCAGGCCGACAAGTACCACGTGCCGCGCATGGCCTTCGTGAACAAGATGGACCGTCCCGGCGCGGATTTCTTCCGCGTGGTGGACATGATGAAGACCCGCCTGAAGGCGCGCCCCATGCCCATCCAGATCCCCATCGGCGCCGAGGAGCATTTCCGCGGCGTCGTGGACCTGGTCACCATGAAGGCGCTCACCTTCGACGACGGCGACAAGGGCTACAAGGTCATCGAGGGCGAGATCCCCGCGGACCTCTTGGAGACCGCCGCCGAATGGCGCGAAAAAATGGTCGAGATGGTGGCCGAGGCCGATGAAGTGCTCATGGAGAAGTACCTGAGCGGCGAGGACCTCACCGAAGCCGAACTCCGCGACGGCATCCGCAAGGGCTGCATCTCGATCATCTTCACGCCGATGATGTGCGGCAGCGCCTTCAAGAACAAAGGCGTGCAGCCCATGCTCGACGCGGTGGTGAACTACATGCCGAGCCCCTTGGACGTCCCGCCCATCCAGGGCGTGGACATGGACGGCAACGCCATCGAGCGCCTCGCCGACGACAAGGAGCCGTTCAGCGCCCTGATCTTCAAGATCATGGCGGATCCGTTCGTCGGCAGCCTCTCGTTCATCCGCGTCTACTCCGGCGTGCTCGAAGCGGGATCCAGCGTCTACAACTCCAACAAGGACCGCCGTGAGCGCATCGGCCGCCTGCTCCAGATGCACGCCAACAAGCGCGAGGACATCACCGAAGTCCGCACCGGCGACATCGGCGCGGCGGTGGGCCTCAAGGACGTGTTCACGGGCCAGACCATCTGCGACGAGGGCCACCCGGTGGTGCTCGAGAGCATGGACTTCCCGGATCCGGTGATCCAGGTGGCCATCGAGCCCAAGACCAAGGCCGACCAGGAGAAGATGGGCATCGCGCTGGGCCGGCTGGCCCAGGAGGATCCCACCTTCAAGGTGAAGACCGATCCCGAGACGAACCAGACCATCATCGCCGGCATGGGTGAGCTCCACCTGGAGATCATCGTGGACCGCATGATGCGCGAATTCAAAGTGGAAGCCAACGTGGGCAAGCCCATGGTGGCCTACCGCGAGACCATCCGCCGCCGCGTGGAGTCCGAAGGCAAGTTCGTCCGCCAGTCCGGCGGCCGCGGCCAGTACGGCCACGTCAAGCTCATCGTCGAGCCCAACGAGCCGGGCAAGGGCTACGAATTCATCAACGAGACCAAGGGCGGCTCGGTGCCCAAGGAATACATCAAGCCCACGGACCAGGGCATCCAGGAAGCCATGGAATCCGGCGTGCTCGCCGGGTACCCGGTGGTGGACGTCAAGGTCACCATCTACGACGGCAGCTTCCACGATGTGGACTCCAATGAAATGGCGTTCAAGATCGCCGGCTCCATGGGCTTCAAGGCGGGCTGCGAAAAGGCCCACCCGGTGATCCTCGAACCCATCATGGGCGTCGAGGTGGTGGTGCCCGAGGAATACATGGGCGACGTCATCGGCAACCTGAACAGCCGCCGCGGCCGCATCGAGAACATGGAAGAGCGCGCCGGTTCCAAGGTCGTTTCTGCCAAGGTCCCGCTTGCGGAAATGTTCGCCTACTCCACCAGCCTCCGCGGCATGACCCAGGGCCGCGGCAACTACACCATGCAGTTCTCGCACTACGACGAAGCCCCCAAGAACGTGGCGGAAGAGATCATCGCCAAGGTCAAGGGGTCCAAGTAG
- the rpsJ gene encoding 30S ribosomal protein S10 codes for MKDNIRIRLRAFDHRLLDQSTREIVDTAKRSGAQVAGPIPLPTRTSKYTVNRSPHVDKKSRDQFEIRTHKRLLDILNPTQTTVDTLMRLDLPAGVDVEIKVFSRQGNR; via the coding sequence ATGAAAGACAACATTCGCATCCGTTTGCGCGCCTTCGACCACCGCCTGCTCGACCAGAGCACCCGCGAAATCGTGGACACCGCGAAGCGCAGCGGCGCCCAGGTCGCTGGGCCGATCCCGCTTCCCACCCGGACGAGCAAGTACACGGTGAACCGCTCGCCCCACGTGGACAAGAAGAGCCGCGACCAGTTCGAGATCCGCACCCACAAGCGGCTGCTCGACATCCTCAACCCCACCCAGACCACGGTGGACACCCTGATGCGCCTCGACCTCCCCGCGGGCGTCGATGTCGAAATCAAGGTGTTCAGCCGTCAGGGCAACCGGTAA
- the rplC gene encoding 50S ribosomal protein L3, which produces MIKGIIGRKLGMTQIFNEKGQVVPVTVIQAGPCVVVQRKTAAKEGYDAIQIGFVDPSGGKRASKPERGHAEKHGVAPVRVLREFKVDSSDPAKEGDSVLVGQFEAKVKVNVVGTSKGKGFAGVMKRHHFKGGRATHGSMHHRAPGSIGGSSDPSRVFPGMRMGGHMGAEQVTVRNLEIASVDSENNLLLIKGAVPGPKGGYVVIKQEA; this is translated from the coding sequence ATGATCAAAGGAATCATCGGCAGGAAACTGGGCATGACCCAGATCTTCAATGAAAAAGGGCAGGTCGTCCCCGTGACCGTGATCCAGGCGGGCCCCTGTGTGGTGGTGCAGCGCAAAACCGCCGCCAAAGAGGGCTATGACGCCATCCAGATCGGCTTCGTGGATCCCAGCGGCGGCAAGCGCGCCAGCAAGCCCGAGAGGGGCCACGCGGAGAAGCACGGCGTCGCTCCGGTCCGCGTGCTGCGCGAGTTCAAAGTCGATTCGTCCGATCCCGCGAAGGAAGGCGATAGCGTCCTCGTGGGCCAGTTCGAAGCCAAAGTCAAAGTCAATGTCGTCGGCACCAGCAAGGGCAAGGGCTTCGCGGGCGTCATGAAGCGCCACCACTTCAAGGGTGGCCGCGCGACCCACGGCTCCATGCACCACCGCGCTCCTGGTTCCATCGGCGGCTCTTCCGATCCCAGCCGTGTTTTTCCCGGCATGCGCATGGGCGGCCACATGGGCGCCGAACAGGTGACCGTGAGGAACCTGGAAATCGCCTCGGTGGATTCCGAAAACAACCTTCTGCTCATCAAGGGCGCCGTTCCCGGCCCCAAGGGTGGGTACGTCGTGATCAAGCAGGAGGCCTGA
- the rplD gene encoding 50S ribosomal protein L4 yields MATFQHPVVNLDGKQAGTVDLLPEVFKLEDINTHLIWEAVRHFLAKRRAGTAKTKDKSEVSGSGKKLWKQKGTGRARIGSIRSMIWKGGGTAHGPNPRSYDYAFPKKARRSALRNALSVKFSKGQLMVVENWELATHKTKALSGTMAKLGVGDRALLVGSEASRNLSLAAGNHPRFMTVTSLGVNVYELLKYDQVVFSKDAILALQEVVKP; encoded by the coding sequence ATGGCGACCTTCCAGCACCCTGTCGTGAACCTCGACGGCAAGCAGGCCGGCACTGTGGACCTGCTGCCCGAAGTCTTCAAGCTTGAAGACATCAATACCCATCTGATCTGGGAAGCGGTCCGCCACTTCCTGGCCAAGCGCCGCGCCGGCACCGCCAAGACCAAGGACAAGTCCGAAGTCTCCGGTTCGGGCAAGAAGCTCTGGAAGCAGAAGGGCACCGGCCGCGCCCGCATCGGCTCGATCCGTTCGATGATCTGGAAGGGCGGCGGCACGGCCCATGGCCCGAATCCGCGCTCCTACGATTACGCTTTCCCCAAGAAGGCCCGCCGATCGGCCCTCCGCAACGCGCTTTCCGTCAAGTTCTCCAAGGGCCAGTTGATGGTCGTCGAGAACTGGGAGCTCGCCACCCACAAGACCAAGGCCCTTTCGGGGACCATGGCCAAGCTGGGCGTGGGCGACCGCGCCCTGCTGGTGGGGTCCGAGGCCTCCCGCAATCTGTCCCTGGCTGCCGGGAACCACCCCAGGTTCATGACGGTCACGAGCCTGGGCGTGAATGTCTATGAGCTGCTCAAGTACGACCAGGTTGTCTTTTCCAAGGATGCGATTCTGGCGCTGCAGGAAGTGGTGAAACCATGA
- the rplW gene encoding 50S ribosomal protein L23 — protein sequence MTKIFEVIRKPLLTEKGQILRESNVQVFEVAPWANKHQIKEAAELLLQAKVKSIRTVKVHAKAKRLGRWVGQTAASKKAYVELAEGSLPAAEA from the coding sequence ATGACTAAGATTTTCGAAGTGATCCGCAAGCCGCTGCTGACCGAAAAAGGCCAGATCCTGCGGGAGAGCAATGTCCAGGTGTTCGAAGTGGCTCCCTGGGCCAACAAGCACCAAATCAAAGAGGCCGCCGAGCTCCTGCTCCAGGCCAAGGTGAAGTCCATCCGCACCGTCAAGGTGCACGCCAAGGCCAAGCGCCTGGGCCGCTGGGTGGGCCAGACCGCCGCATCGAAAAAGGCCTACGTCGAACTGGCGGAAGGCTCCCTTCCCGCCGCCGAGGCCTGA
- the rplB gene encoding 50S ribosomal protein L2 yields MSVKMLKPTTPGQRGMSKQGFEEITSDSPERSLIAKKTRTGGRSNTGRITTRHIGGGHKQRYRLIDFKRNKFDVPAKVATIEYDPNRTARIALLVYADGEKRYILAPDGLEVGRTVVSGKNADILVGNTLPLRNIPVGTEIHNIEMKPGKGGQIARAAGAFAQLVARDGEYAQLRLKSGEIRKIHLECMATIGKVGNLQHENIALGKAGRRIWLGVRPTVRGVVMNPVDHPHGGGEGRTSGGRHPVTPWGQPTRGYKTRHNNRTTKFIVKRIN; encoded by the coding sequence ATGAGCGTAAAGATGCTCAAGCCGACCACGCCAGGTCAGCGCGGCATGTCGAAGCAAGGTTTCGAGGAAATCACGAGCGACTCCCCCGAGCGTTCCCTGATTGCCAAGAAGACCCGCACCGGCGGCCGTTCCAACACCGGGCGGATCACCACGCGGCACATCGGCGGCGGCCACAAGCAGCGCTACCGCCTGATCGACTTCAAGCGCAACAAGTTCGATGTGCCCGCCAAGGTCGCGACGATCGAATACGACCCCAACCGCACCGCCCGCATCGCCCTGCTGGTCTATGCCGACGGCGAGAAGCGCTACATCCTGGCGCCCGACGGCCTGGAAGTGGGCCGCACCGTGGTGTCCGGAAAGAACGCGGACATCCTGGTGGGCAACACCCTGCCGCTCCGGAACATCCCGGTGGGCACCGAAATCCACAACATCGAGATGAAGCCCGGCAAGGGCGGCCAGATCGCCCGCGCCGCCGGCGCTTTCGCGCAGCTCGTGGCGAGGGACGGCGAATACGCCCAGCTCCGCCTGAAATCCGGCGAGATCCGCAAGATCCACCTGGAATGCATGGCGACCATCGGCAAGGTCGGCAACCTGCAGCACGAGAACATCGCGCTGGGCAAGGCCGGCCGCAGGATCTGGCTGGGCGTCCGCCCGACCGTCCGAGGCGTGGTCATGAACCCGGTGGACCACCCGCACGGCGGCGGCGAAGGCCGCACCTCCGGCGGCCGCCACCCGGTCACCCCCTGGGGCCAGCCGACGCGCGGATACAAGACGCGGCATAACAACCGCACCACCAAATTCATCGTCAAGCGGATCAACTAG
- the rpsS gene encoding 30S ribosomal protein S19 gives MARSLKKGPFIDGHLSKKVDTAVSTDDRKIIKTWSRRSTVMPKMIGLTFAVHNGNKFIPVYVTDNMVGHKLGEFAPTRTFRGHAGKSDAKAKGK, from the coding sequence ATGGCCCGTTCTCTGAAAAAAGGCCCGTTCATCGATGGGCACCTCTCCAAGAAAGTGGACACTGCGGTTTCCACGGATGACCGCAAGATCATCAAGACCTGGTCGCGCCGCTCCACGGTGATGCCGAAGATGATCGGCCTGACCTTCGCCGTCCACAATGGCAACAAGTTCATCCCTGTCTACGTCACGGACAACATGGTTGGCCACAAGCTGGGCGAGTTCGCTCCGACCCGGACCTTCAGGGGCCACGCCGGCAAGTCCGACGCCAAAGCGAAGGGGAAATAA
- the rplV gene encoding 50S ribosomal protein L22: MNSKSPAQADIAASATIRHLRGSAQKARLVVDLIRGKQIGEAQWVLASTKKYASEPIRKLLDSAVANALDKNPSVNPDELMVKSVFVDEGFRMKRVRPAPMGRAYRVQKRTCHITIQLAAVTGEEA; the protein is encoded by the coding sequence ATGAATTCCAAATCTCCCGCGCAGGCCGACATCGCGGCCAGCGCCACGATCCGCCACCTCCGCGGCTCGGCCCAGAAGGCCCGGCTCGTGGTGGACCTCATCCGCGGCAAGCAGATCGGCGAAGCCCAGTGGGTCCTCGCCAGCACCAAGAAATACGCCTCGGAGCCCATCCGCAAACTGCTCGATTCCGCCGTGGCCAACGCCCTGGACAAGAATCCTTCCGTGAACCCCGACGAACTGATGGTCAAGTCGGTGTTCGTGGACGAGGGCTTCCGCATGAAGCGCGTCCGCCCTGCGCCCATGGGCCGCGCCTACCGCGTGCAGAAGCGCACCTGCCACATCACCATTCAGCTCGCCGCCGTAACCGGCGAGGAGGCGTAG
- the rpsC gene encoding 30S ribosomal protein S3 — protein sequence MGQKVHPFGFRIIYSKNWHSKWYSKRDYATMLHEDLKLRKELKAQLHALNAMISKIDIERAADKVTVRIFTARPGIVIGRKGSEIDKLREDLQAKLKRPVAVDIQEIKKPEIDAQLVAEGVAQQLERRIAFRRAMRKAEEAAIRFGAKGFKIKVSGRLNGAEIARTEDYLSGQMPLQTIKANVDYGFAEAKTTYGIIGVKVWVNLPDSAVETVKR from the coding sequence ATGGGTCAAAAAGTCCACCCTTTCGGGTTCCGCATCATCTATTCCAAGAACTGGCACAGCAAGTGGTACTCCAAGCGGGACTACGCCACCATGCTGCACGAGGACCTGAAGCTCCGCAAAGAGCTCAAGGCCCAGCTGCACGCGCTCAACGCCATGATCAGCAAGATCGACATCGAGCGCGCCGCGGACAAGGTCACAGTGCGCATCTTCACCGCGCGCCCCGGCATCGTCATCGGCCGCAAGGGCTCCGAGATCGACAAGCTCCGTGAAGACCTCCAAGCGAAGCTCAAGCGCCCCGTCGCCGTCGACATCCAGGAAATCAAGAAGCCGGAAATCGACGCGCAGCTCGTGGCTGAGGGCGTGGCCCAGCAGCTCGAGCGCCGCATCGCCTTCCGCCGCGCCATGCGCAAGGCCGAAGAAGCCGCCATCCGCTTCGGCGCCAAGGGCTTCAAGATCAAGGTCTCCGGCCGCCTGAACGGCGCCGAGATCGCCCGGACCGAAGACTACCTCTCCGGCCAGATGCCCCTCCAGACCATCAAGGCCAACGTGGACTACGGCTTCGCCGAAGCCAAGACCACCTACGGCATCATCGGTGTGAAGGTGTGGGTGAACCTGCCGGATTCGGCTGTCGAAACCGTGAAGCGCTGA